CCGCTTTGTAAGATTCATTGGTGAACAAGCTTTCGATGTCAAGCGAATCCAGGCTTGCCACGCTGATCCACCAGTTGTTATTCGGGTTGCCGGAATCTACCTGAAGTTTCAGGTTCGGTAGCCCCCAGATCGTATCGCTCAGGCTGGTGAAAGTCACCAGCGTATCCCAGTCTACCGAAGAATTGTACCGGCATGCCACGCGGTATTTTCCGTAGTTGTTCGGATCGGCGAAAGTGACCACAAGTCCGCCGCCATCCAACGTTTGCAACACAGGCTTTTCCGGTGTAACCGGCCCTTGAGCAATCATCGCAGCAGCGTTGGCATTTACCAAGGCGTTTCTGCGCAGGTAGTTGAAATCCACCAGAAAAGAATCAATGATCATATCGTTGTTGGTGTCATACCCCATGACGTCACGTGAGCTGTGCTGGTTGTCAACATAGTTGCTGTCTGAGCTGTTCGCATCGCCGTTTTCATTGGCAGAGCAGAACCGAATCGACGGGTATCCCTGGGCACGGAAAGGCTGATGGTCACCGCCCCTGCCTGAGCGATCCTCACCTGTCATCACATGCAACTCCATTTTCACGGTTTCGTGCGGCCGGGCCATTTCGTTGTATTCAAGGCGTGAGAAACGGGCCAGCTGCTTAGGTAGCGAGAGGTGCAGTCCGTTGGAAAACAACCGCAGGTTCATGCTGTCGATGGGCGTATCAAACGGACACATGGGAGCGGAAGCGGTATGCCCGCACATCACCCCACCCACAATGTCGTTGTTCAGAACCGCCACCACATTCACCCCGTTGTCTTTGCAATACTTGGCCATGGCTTCCGCCCCGTACAAACCCTGTTCTTCCCCGATGGTGAGCATGAATACAATGGTTTTGGTGAATGTGTACTGACTCATCACACGAGCCAACTCCAGCACAAGTGCCGAGCCACTGCCATTGTCATCGATTCCCTGCGCCACGCAGGCTGTGTCACACAGGCCTTCGCATCGGCTGTCCATATGACCTTCAATGATCACAACGCCTGCCTGGGGGTCTGTCCCGGGCAACACGCCCAGCACATTCTTGTGGCGGGTGATGTCGCAAATGTTGATATCAAACTGAAGGAAGGAAACCACCAACCGGTCTTCGTTGGCCAGGCTGAATTGGTCCATTTCGGCCAGCGCCCAGGTACGCGCGGCACCGATGCCTCTAACGGCAGACAGGGTATCGGATCCGGAGTTACGGTTGCCGAAGCTACCCAGTGCCTCCATGTAGTTATGGAGTGAATCGGAATTGATCTGCTGAATCAAGCCTTGTACAATGTCTTCCGGGTTGCTGATTACATTACCGGATGCATAATCGGCCGGATTGTAGTTGCCTTGCAGCACATCACCTGCAGCAGGATTGGTTGTGTAGATGTTGGTAGCTGTCTGACCATGCAACATGCCCATGGTCAGAAACAAGCATACGCCAAACAACAGGAATTTTTTCATGAGTGGCAGAAATTTTAAGTTTACGACGGCAACACGAATGTAGCCAAACTTGGAAGTTCGTGCAACAAAACCACCCCTGACCTCCATGTCACATTCCCGTTTTACCCGTTGGATGCGCTGGCTGGCATACCTGATGTTTCTGTGTGCCGTTCTGGAAATCGCCACGCGCTTTCTGGTGGACAGGGGATGGATTGCCCGTTTGCTACAGGGCGATTATGATCCGGCCTGGAGATGGGAATGGTATGAAAGACATCTTCACACGGGCACCAACATTTATTACGGCTTTGATGCATTCGACCCCGTGTTGGGATGGAAGCTGCAACCGAACCTGAGAAATGCTCCCATGTATGATGGCAAACAGGTGAATTCCAACAGCCGCGGATTAAGAGGCACCTCCGAATACCGTTATACAAAGGATCCTTCCGGTCGCCTGCGCGTATTGGTGATCGGCGACTCGTACACATTCGGGGATGGCCTGGATGATCACGAGACATATGCTGCACAACTGGGGCCTCGCATGCCCGGCGCTGAGGTGATCAACATGGGTATTCACGGATACGGCCACGACCAGATCCTGCTTTACTTCCAGCGCGAAGGATTCAAATATCATCCCGACATCGTGGTGCTGGGTTTCGTGTATTACGACCTGGATCGGAACCTGCTCGGTTTCCGTGACTATGCCAAACCGCATTTCAACCTGACGGATGACAAACTGTTGCCCGACACCACATACATACCCGCGCCTGAAGATATGATGGACAAGATCAGGGAACGCAGTTACTTCCTTGATCTGCTCACCATCATCCGGGAAAAAACCGAATCAAGGATGGGATGGAGGCAAGAACGGAAAGAAGAACTGGGCCGGGCCCTGTTGAACAAACTGGCCGACGAAATCATCGCCACCGGGGCAAAGCCTGTTTTTGTGTACATACCTACGGGTGAGGAAATATTTGACCCGCGTCGTTCGGAAAACTGGGAAAACTTTTTTCTACGCTTTGCCGGGCATCGCAAGGATGTTGCATGTTTCAGCCTGCGAGACGCCCTAAGGCAAAAAAAGAACCAACTCAAGTTCAACGGCCACTGGGGGCCTCAAACCAACGGTTTTATCGCCGACAGCCTGGCGGTGGAACTCGGTAAGCTGGTGCGCTAGTTCAGGATCTTTTTCAAATCATCTTCACTTACTACCAGTAACTTCCTGTCGTAGATGCGTCGGGTCAAAGTTTTCCATCCCGGATTCCGTTCAAATGCAGCATTGAACCTGGGCATGGCATCTTCAAGGTGCCCGGTATTCGCCAACGCCACTGCATACCAATAGCCGATCTCTTCATTCTCCTGGTACAGTTTTTCTGCGGTACCATACGACTCCAGTGCCTTCGCTGCATCGTTGTGTTCCATCGCCAGGTCACCCTCGGCCATGTATTGGTAGGCACGGTAAACGGTCAGCAAACGCCGCAACTCTTTCACCGGTTCTTTATGGTCGTCCACCCGGAGGTCTATCAAACGGTCCTCCCAGGGTTTGTCTGTTTTTTCACCACGAACAACCAACAACACCGCCGACTGCTTTCCACGTACATCACCCCCCACGCTTTGTGCAGCCTCCAGCGCAGCCATCATGCGTTCGGCAAGTGGTCCCCCGGTATTTTCAAAGGCCTGCGCCATGGCATCGGGTACCTTGTTGTTCAGCATCATGTTGGCTTGCACCGAATAGTCGGTACCTTTTCTCTGACCGGCCTCGGGGATGCAATCATCACCTGTGAACACCGCCACGCCTTTGCCGTTAAGGATGGCCACCTGACGGAACCCTTTACCCGTATCGTCAGACAGCAACCGGTCCAATGCTTCCTGGGGTGTTTGGCCTTCACGGAGCAAATCGAGTCCACGCAAGCCGAATGATACATTCACGAATGACTGGGTAGCCACCACACCCACACCGGCCTCCGCCCATGAAACAGCTGTACCCACACTGAACCAGTGGGATTGAACGGCCACACCCATCTCCCCGGTTGCAGGATCCCTCGCCACAATGGAAAAGGTATGCGCAAAAGGGTCAGGTGCAGATGTCACCTGTGCCTGCAAACAAGAGGCAACGGCGCAGGCACTTAATGTGAACAGGGTTTTCATCGGGATACAGGATTGAGTGTATTGAACGAAAATAGGAAAATACAACAGATGGCCTGCAACCCGATTCATGCACATCCGGCTGAATACCAAACGTTCTATCACCTTGTCCGGCGGAAACGATCGATCCCTGTTACATTTTCCTGCAACCCGATTCCCGCTTCTCACCAAATCCCCCTACCTTTGGCACTCTCCCGCGCTTTTTGTGTGTCTGTGAACAGAATGAAAAACATAAGATTTTTACCGACCACCTGGTGGAAGATCGGGCTGCTGATCTGCCTTTCATCTGGTTTCGTGAATGCGGCCTCACGCGATGGTGGTGTGGTTACGGGCAAAGTGGTGGATGACCAGAAGCACGCCGTTGCCTTCGCATCTGTTGCACTCTATGATGCAAAAGATTCCGTCTTGATCTCCGGTGCTGCCAGCAACGAAGAAGGTGTTTTCTCCATCCAGGTAAAGCCCGGCCGATACTACCTGTTGGTGCGTTTTCTCTCCTACCAGGATCACATTGTTCCTGACGTGAATGTGGGATCGGGAACCGTGGATCTTGGAACGATTGTGATTCACCAGGGTGCCATGCAGTTGGAAACATTTACCGTGGAAGCAGATCGACCGCAAATGGAACTGAAGCTGGACAAACGTGTGT
The DNA window shown above is from Flavobacteriales bacterium and carries:
- a CDS encoding M28 family peptidase, with the protein product MKKFLLFGVCLFLTMGMLHGQTATNIYTTNPAAGDVLQGNYNPADYASGNVISNPEDIVQGLIQQINSDSLHNYMEALGSFGNRNSGSDTLSAVRGIGAARTWALAEMDQFSLANEDRLVVSFLQFDINICDITRHKNVLGVLPGTDPQAGVVIIEGHMDSRCEGLCDTACVAQGIDDNGSGSALVLELARVMSQYTFTKTIVFMLTIGEEQGLYGAEAMAKYCKDNGVNVVAVLNNDIVGGVMCGHTASAPMCPFDTPIDSMNLRLFSNGLHLSLPKQLARFSRLEYNEMARPHETVKMELHVMTGEDRSGRGGDHQPFRAQGYPSIRFCSANENGDANSSDSNYVDNQHSSRDVMGYDTNNDMIIDSFLVDFNYLRRNALVNANAAAMIAQGPVTPEKPVLQTLDGGGLVVTFADPNNYGKYRVACRYNSSVDWDTLVTFTSLSDTIWGLPNLKLQVDSGNPNNNWWISVASLDSLDIESLFTNESYKAVVDNTGIGDHEPYQEAAWELHQNRPNPFDEATTITVQVHRRIPYDHAEVRIVDMAGREVVRMPIILDREFNEVVFRHGLRNQGYLMYSLVVDGRTVDTKQMLFGF
- a CDS encoding DUF1028 domain-containing protein, whose translation is MKTLFTLSACAVASCLQAQVTSAPDPFAHTFSIVARDPATGEMGVAVQSHWFSVGTAVSWAEAGVGVVATQSFVNVSFGLRGLDLLREGQTPQEALDRLLSDDTGKGFRQVAILNGKGVAVFTGDDCIPEAGQRKGTDYSVQANMMLNNKVPDAMAQAFENTGGPLAERMMAALEAAQSVGGDVRGKQSAVLLVVRGEKTDKPWEDRLIDLRVDDHKEPVKELRRLLTVYRAYQYMAEGDLAMEHNDAAKALESYGTAEKLYQENEEIGYWYAVALANTGHLEDAMPRFNAAFERNPGWKTLTRRIYDRKLLVVSEDDLKKILN
- a CDS encoding SGNH/GDSL hydrolase family protein, whose product is MSHSRFTRWMRWLAYLMFLCAVLEIATRFLVDRGWIARLLQGDYDPAWRWEWYERHLHTGTNIYYGFDAFDPVLGWKLQPNLRNAPMYDGKQVNSNSRGLRGTSEYRYTKDPSGRLRVLVIGDSYTFGDGLDDHETYAAQLGPRMPGAEVINMGIHGYGHDQILLYFQREGFKYHPDIVVLGFVYYDLDRNLLGFRDYAKPHFNLTDDKLLPDTTYIPAPEDMMDKIRERSYFLDLLTIIREKTESRMGWRQERKEELGRALLNKLADEIIATGAKPVFVYIPTGEEIFDPRRSENWENFFLRFAGHRKDVACFSLRDALRQKKNQLKFNGHWGPQTNGFIADSLAVELGKLVR